From a region of the Xanthomonas rydalmerensis genome:
- a CDS encoding catecholate siderophore receptor Fiu, which translates to MTSPIKRRKHPVTRQAAAPTLTTAMLLGGLSLLSSAHAAAADQPTTLDKVDVQAQRAKRYLVETPDSPKFTQPLIDTPQTLNIIGKDLFNEQGATTLTEALRNSPGVGTFYVGENGNTSTGDALYMRGFDSSSSIFVDGLRDLGSISRDVFNIEQIEVEKGPAGTDNGRSAPTGAINLVSKQAHLEDASSGTLSGGDHGQRRATADWNQHLGASSALRVNVMGQDSDAIGRDHVANKRWGLASSLAFGLGTDTRYLLDLLYVKQDNVPDGGVPTIGLPGYSSPDPARPWLGGAARVDSANFYGTRDDHDDVTAKMATFRIEHDMSDTVKLTNTARWGRNDQDYLLFAFMPNAANLRTPNPADPSTWTVLRSLPTFKDQQYTTLADQLNLRVDFATGAVRHNLSTGVEASREELRSWGHNIVDRAAWLAANPANLYAPDWNTTPLRTARNGARSHGTTTTYSAYAFDTLKFGDSFLVTAGVRADRYKTDFDSLVCDSATSTAAPCTTVVGLDTDIADTLFSWKLGAVYKANEDVSVYANFATSQQPPGGSTLELSSSANNANNPRFDPQKAKTAEVGTKWNFLDDALFATLALFRTDVNNEIVQGSDGLYYQSGAKRVQGIELSAVGKLTERWSLSSGYTKLDARVRQGTTVSQDGSQDLAYTPDSAFTAWSTYTLPFGLTVGGGVRYSGQMQRGRDSAVGTPAFVKSYTVWDAVLSYPVNDHVALRLNAYNLFDKDYVAAINKSGFRYTPGAPRSVLLTAEVRF; encoded by the coding sequence ATGACCTCTCCGATCAAGCGCCGCAAGCACCCCGTCACCCGCCAGGCCGCCGCACCGACCCTCACCACGGCCATGTTGCTCGGTGGGCTGAGCCTGCTCTCCTCCGCGCACGCGGCGGCGGCGGACCAGCCGACCACCCTGGACAAGGTCGACGTGCAGGCCCAGCGCGCCAAGCGCTACCTGGTGGAAACGCCGGATTCGCCGAAGTTCACGCAGCCGCTGATCGACACTCCGCAGACCCTCAACATCATCGGCAAGGACCTGTTCAACGAGCAGGGCGCCACCACCCTCACCGAAGCGCTGCGCAACAGCCCGGGCGTGGGCACGTTCTATGTCGGCGAGAACGGCAACACCAGCACCGGCGATGCGCTATACATGCGCGGCTTCGACAGCTCCAGCAGCATCTTCGTCGACGGGCTGCGCGACCTCGGCTCGATCTCGCGCGACGTGTTCAACATCGAGCAGATCGAGGTCGAGAAGGGCCCGGCCGGCACCGACAACGGCCGCAGCGCGCCGACCGGCGCGATCAATCTGGTGAGCAAGCAGGCGCACCTGGAGGATGCCAGCAGCGGCACCCTGTCCGGCGGCGACCATGGCCAGCGCCGCGCGACCGCGGACTGGAACCAGCACCTGGGCGCCAGCAGCGCGCTGCGGGTGAACGTGATGGGCCAGGACAGCGACGCCATCGGCCGCGACCATGTCGCCAACAAGCGCTGGGGCCTGGCCTCGTCGCTGGCGTTCGGCCTGGGCACCGACACGCGTTACCTGCTCGACCTGCTGTACGTGAAGCAGGACAACGTGCCGGATGGCGGGGTGCCGACCATCGGTCTGCCTGGCTACAGCTCGCCCGATCCCGCGCGGCCGTGGCTCGGTGGCGCCGCGCGCGTGGACAGCGCCAATTTCTACGGCACCCGCGACGACCACGACGACGTGACCGCGAAGATGGCGACCTTCCGCATCGAGCACGACATGTCCGACACGGTCAAGCTGACCAATACCGCACGCTGGGGCCGCAACGACCAGGACTACCTGCTGTTCGCGTTCATGCCCAATGCCGCCAACCTGCGCACGCCGAATCCGGCGGATCCGTCGACCTGGACGGTGCTGCGCAGCCTGCCGACCTTCAAGGACCAGCAGTACACCACCCTCGCCGATCAATTGAATCTACGTGTGGACTTCGCCACCGGCGCGGTGCGGCACAACCTCAGCACCGGCGTGGAAGCGTCGCGCGAGGAACTGCGCAGCTGGGGCCACAACATCGTCGACCGCGCGGCCTGGCTGGCGGCCAATCCGGCCAACCTGTACGCGCCGGACTGGAACACCACGCCGCTGCGCACCGCGCGCAACGGCGCGCGCAGCCATGGCACCACCACCACCTACTCGGCCTATGCCTTCGACACGCTGAAGTTCGGCGACAGCTTCCTGGTCACCGCCGGCGTGCGTGCGGACCGCTACAAGACCGACTTCGACAGCCTGGTGTGCGACTCCGCCACCTCCACCGCCGCGCCCTGCACCACCGTAGTCGGCCTGGACACCGATATCGCCGACACGCTGTTCAGCTGGAAACTCGGTGCGGTCTACAAGGCCAACGAGGACGTGAGCGTGTACGCGAATTTCGCCACCTCGCAGCAGCCGCCCGGCGGCAGCACGCTGGAACTGAGCAGTTCGGCCAACAACGCCAACAATCCGCGCTTCGACCCGCAGAAGGCCAAGACCGCGGAGGTGGGCACCAAGTGGAACTTCCTCGACGATGCGCTGTTCGCGACGCTCGCGCTGTTCCGCACCGACGTGAACAACGAGATCGTGCAGGGCAGCGACGGGCTGTACTACCAGAGCGGCGCCAAGCGCGTGCAAGGCATCGAACTGTCGGCGGTCGGCAAGCTGACCGAGCGCTGGTCGCTGTCCAGCGGCTACACCAAGCTGGATGCTCGGGTGCGGCAAGGCACGACGGTCTCGCAAGACGGCAGCCAGGACCTGGCCTACACGCCGGACAGCGCGTTCACCGCCTGGAGCACCTATACCCTGCCGTTCGGGCTGACCGTCGGCGGTGGCGTGCGCTATTCGGGGCAGATGCAGCGCGGCCGCGACAGCGCGGTCGGCACGCCGGCGTTCGTGAAGTCGTACACGGTGTGGGATGCGGTGCTGAGCTACCCGGTTAACGACCACGTGGCACTGCGCCTGAACGCCTACAACCTGTTCGACAAGGACTACGTGGCCGCGATCAACAAGAGCGGCTTCCGCTACACGCCCGGCGCGCCGCGCTCGGTGCTGCTGACCGCCGAGGTCCGGTTCTGA
- the queA gene encoding tRNA preQ1(34) S-adenosylmethionine ribosyltransferase-isomerase QueA, protein MKKSDFHYDLPEELIAQAPLAERSASRLLLVPPAPAPFADRHVRDLPELLRAGDLLIFNDTRVIPARLFGQKRTGGRVEILIERLLGGQRARAQLGVSKSPKAGVRIALDAGGEAEVLGRDGEFYQLQFHVDGALEHWLQQAGRLPLPPYIRREPGLDDRERYQTVFARESGAVAAPTAGLHFDAPLLQALQDRGVEVGHVTLHVGAGTFQPVRVEALEQHQMHREWLNVGASLVEQVRRTRAAGGRVIAVGTTVVRALESASKDGELHPFAGETQIFILPGYRIRSVDAMVTNFHLPESTLLMMVSAFAGRERIFAAYRHAIAQRYRFFSYGDAMLLWSSETPADRVA, encoded by the coding sequence GTGAAAAAGTCCGATTTCCACTACGACCTGCCCGAAGAACTGATCGCGCAGGCGCCGCTGGCAGAGCGTTCGGCCAGCCGGCTGCTGCTCGTGCCGCCGGCGCCGGCGCCCTTCGCCGACCGGCACGTGCGCGATCTGCCGGAGTTGCTGCGTGCCGGCGATCTGCTGATCTTCAACGACACGCGGGTGATTCCGGCGCGGCTGTTCGGGCAGAAGCGCACCGGCGGGCGGGTCGAGATCCTGATCGAACGGCTGCTCGGCGGCCAGCGCGCGCGGGCGCAACTGGGCGTGAGCAAGTCGCCCAAGGCCGGTGTGCGCATCGCCCTGGACGCCGGCGGCGAGGCCGAGGTACTGGGCCGCGATGGCGAGTTCTACCAGTTGCAGTTCCATGTGGACGGCGCGCTGGAGCACTGGCTGCAGCAGGCCGGGCGCTTGCCGTTGCCGCCGTACATCCGCCGCGAGCCGGGCCTGGACGACCGCGAGCGCTACCAGACCGTGTTCGCGCGCGAGTCCGGCGCAGTCGCCGCGCCGACCGCCGGACTGCATTTCGACGCGCCGCTGCTGCAGGCGCTGCAGGACCGCGGGGTCGAGGTGGGGCATGTGACCTTGCACGTGGGCGCCGGCACCTTCCAGCCGGTGCGGGTGGAAGCGCTGGAGCAGCACCAGATGCACCGCGAGTGGCTCAACGTCGGCGCCAGCCTGGTCGAGCAGGTGCGGCGCACGCGCGCGGCCGGCGGCCGCGTGATCGCCGTGGGGACCACCGTGGTGCGCGCGCTGGAGAGCGCGTCCAAGGATGGCGAACTGCATCCGTTCGCCGGCGAGACGCAGATCTTCATCCTGCCGGGCTACCGCATCCGCAGCGTCGACGCGATGGTGACCAATTTCCATCTGCCGGAAAGCACGCTGCTGATGATGGTCTCGGCCTTCGCCGGCCGCGAGCGCATCTTCGCCGCCTATCGCCACGCCATCGCCCAGCGCTATCGCTTCTTCAGCTATGGCGATGCGATGCTGCTGTGGAGCAGCGAGACGCCGGCAGACCGCGTCGCGTGA
- a CDS encoding S8/S53 family peptidase, which translates to MKKTSTELLLAALLASLAVASAHAQPQAAGGGKFPAKRMLQEATMPRTDTQGRRLYAIDLNPFVLQETTRLYAKSRPSDYRTLDPAIRAHENSTGMVHYADQIAQLPGVKIERVLSTVSSTVYAWMPERTAAQLLKADWVVSVRGVEATHATFSAAGDIVNGGEITPWALPYTQTNDGVTTSNPAYLLDAVLDNPPHPELNVVYRQDFPTLSPNPLHSTATAGLIGARQNGQLVRGVNPGQPIKAFGLADLNESTVATALDAAVRYAEASGEFAVLNMSFNQSPGGTYNPFNASNRWGRRMRAASNRFFITQSAGNAYTVGLSPLEQDACKVAFGYIDPQTQQGAARDMDGIVVVGGLQRDGSRFAGAQNSDRWGGYAKGSTVGPCVEAWAPAHEITNLIYDGGTEAVSGTSFAAPIVAAIASRYGNTQTRPLEREAYIKAGLSNTGYSEAGLPLRKVQYVAPSSLNLIKRLPIVGAASPTNSDNLASLYDGRFFSDTDYWNARTNWGSVTVNLGQTRKVTGVRITVRTAASETAGVAQPIDFAVSAGRHGAVFGGSTNPGPVYFDNPQYYTEPDQSDVAPVYIALNGSTAQYLKIEANNPYSWLAYSEIEVYGE; encoded by the coding sequence ATGAAGAAGACATCGACCGAGTTGCTGCTGGCCGCGCTGCTGGCGAGCCTGGCCGTCGCCTCCGCGCACGCGCAGCCGCAAGCCGCCGGCGGCGGCAAGTTCCCGGCCAAGCGCATGCTGCAGGAAGCGACCATGCCGCGCACCGATACGCAGGGACGGCGCCTGTACGCGATCGACCTCAACCCGTTCGTGCTGCAGGAGACCACGCGCCTGTACGCCAAGTCCCGTCCCTCGGACTACCGCACCCTGGATCCGGCGATCCGCGCGCACGAGAACAGCACCGGCATGGTCCACTACGCCGACCAGATCGCGCAGCTGCCGGGGGTGAAGATCGAGCGGGTGCTGTCCACGGTGTCCAGCACCGTCTATGCCTGGATGCCGGAGCGCACCGCGGCGCAACTGCTCAAGGCCGACTGGGTGGTCTCGGTGCGCGGGGTCGAAGCCACGCACGCCACGTTCTCCGCTGCGGGCGACATCGTCAATGGCGGCGAGATCACGCCCTGGGCGCTGCCGTACACGCAGACCAACGATGGAGTCACCACGTCCAATCCCGCGTATCTGCTCGATGCGGTGCTGGACAATCCGCCGCATCCCGAGCTCAACGTGGTGTATCGCCAGGATTTCCCGACGCTTTCGCCCAACCCCCTGCACAGCACGGCGACGGCAGGGCTGATCGGTGCCAGGCAGAATGGACAACTGGTGCGCGGGGTCAATCCTGGCCAGCCGATCAAGGCGTTCGGCCTTGCCGATCTGAACGAAAGCACCGTGGCCACCGCGCTGGATGCCGCAGTGCGCTACGCCGAAGCGTCGGGCGAATTCGCCGTCCTGAACATGTCGTTCAATCAGAGCCCAGGTGGGACCTACAACCCGTTCAATGCCAGCAATCGTTGGGGCCGTCGGATGCGCGCGGCGAGCAATCGTTTCTTCATCACCCAGTCGGCGGGCAATGCCTACACCGTCGGGCTCTCGCCGCTGGAGCAGGACGCGTGCAAGGTGGCGTTCGGCTACATCGATCCGCAGACCCAGCAGGGGGCCGCACGCGACATGGATGGCATCGTCGTGGTCGGTGGCTTGCAGCGTGACGGCTCGCGCTTTGCCGGCGCACAGAACAGCGATCGCTGGGGCGGCTATGCGAAGGGATCGACCGTCGGCCCTTGCGTCGAGGCGTGGGCGCCGGCGCACGAAATCACCAACCTCATTTACGACGGTGGCACCGAAGCGGTCTCCGGCACCTCGTTCGCCGCGCCGATCGTTGCCGCGATCGCCTCGCGCTACGGCAACACCCAGACCCGGCCGCTCGAGCGAGAGGCCTACATCAAGGCCGGCCTGAGCAACACCGGCTACAGCGAGGCCGGCCTGCCGCTGCGCAAGGTGCAGTACGTGGCGCCGTCGTCGCTCAACCTGATCAAGCGCCTGCCGATCGTCGGCGCGGCGTCGCCGACCAACTCGGACAACCTGGCCTCGCTGTACGACGGCCGCTTCTTCAGCGATACCGACTACTGGAACGCACGCACCAACTGGGGCAGCGTCACCGTGAACCTGGGGCAGACGCGCAAGGTCACCGGCGTGCGCATCACCGTGCGCACCGCGGCCAGCGAAACCGCGGGCGTCGCGCAGCCGATCGACTTCGCGGTCTCCGCCGGCCGGCATGGCGCGGTGTTCGGCGGCAGCACCAATCCCGGGCCGGTGTACTTCGACAACCCGCAGTACTACACCGAGCCCGATCAGTCCGACGTGGCGCCGGTGTACATCGCCTTGAACGGCAGCACCGCCCAGTACCTGAAGATCGAGGCCAACAACCCGTACTCGTGGTTGGCCTACTCGGAAATCGAGGTCTACGGCGAGTGA
- a CDS encoding aminotransferase class III-fold pyridoxal phosphate-dependent enzyme: MTVLGPLAPLRAHAGDRLTHGLDDASIERLAASHPALRAAIEAAGAEHARIATEFADLLDLDEAEQICHLQAGFVNFYADDAVTPYVALSARGPWVVTLKGAVLYDAGGYGMLGFGHTPEAVLEAMARPQVMANVMTPNLSQLRFERALRAEIGHRRGGCPYSRFMCLNSGSEAVGLAARIVDINAKLQTDPGARHAGAKIKRLVVKGSFHGRTDRPGMYSDSSRKTYQQHLASYRGDDALIAIAPYDVDALRRAFAEAEQHGCFIEAVFLEPVMGEGDPGRALPPAFYAAARELTRSHGSLLLVDSIQAGLRAHGVLSVVDYPGFEQLDAPDLETYSKALNAAQYPLSVLAVTEHAAQVYRKGTYGNTMTSNPRALDVATATLAQLTPQVRANIRERGAEAVQKLEKLKAELGGAITQVQGTGLLFSCALAPQYKCYGAGSTEEWLRQHGVNVIHGGENSLRFTPHFAMDGEELDLLVGLIGRALREGPRVAQAAAA; this comes from the coding sequence ATGACCGTACTCGGCCCCCTCGCCCCGCTCCGTGCCCACGCCGGCGACCGCCTGACCCACGGCCTGGATGACGCCAGCATCGAGCGCCTGGCCGCCTCGCACCCCGCGTTGCGCGCGGCGATCGAGGCGGCGGGTGCGGAACATGCACGCATCGCCACCGAGTTCGCCGACCTGCTCGACCTCGACGAAGCCGAGCAGATCTGCCACCTGCAGGCCGGTTTCGTCAATTTCTACGCCGACGACGCGGTGACCCCGTACGTGGCGCTGAGCGCGCGCGGCCCATGGGTGGTCACGCTGAAGGGCGCGGTGCTGTACGACGCCGGCGGCTACGGCATGCTCGGCTTCGGCCACACCCCCGAGGCGGTGCTGGAGGCGATGGCGCGGCCGCAGGTGATGGCGAACGTGATGACCCCCAACCTGTCGCAGCTGCGCTTCGAGCGCGCGCTGCGCGCGGAGATCGGCCACCGCCGTGGCGGCTGTCCGTACAGCCGCTTCATGTGCCTCAACTCCGGTTCCGAAGCGGTGGGCCTGGCCGCGCGCATCGTCGACATCAACGCCAAGCTGCAGACCGATCCGGGCGCGCGCCACGCCGGCGCCAAGATCAAGCGCCTGGTGGTCAAGGGCAGCTTCCACGGCCGTACCGACCGGCCGGGCATGTATTCCGATTCCAGTCGCAAGACCTATCAGCAGCACCTGGCCAGCTACCGCGGCGACGATGCGCTGATCGCCATCGCGCCCTACGACGTGGACGCGCTGCGTCGCGCCTTTGCCGAGGCCGAGCAGCACGGCTGCTTCATCGAGGCAGTGTTCCTGGAGCCGGTGATGGGCGAAGGCGACCCCGGCCGCGCGCTGCCGCCGGCGTTCTACGCCGCCGCGCGCGAACTGACCCGCAGCCACGGCAGCCTGCTGCTGGTCGACTCGATCCAGGCCGGCCTGCGTGCGCACGGCGTGCTGTCGGTGGTCGACTATCCCGGCTTCGAGCAGCTCGACGCACCCGACCTGGAAACCTACTCGAAGGCCCTCAACGCCGCGCAGTACCCGCTGTCGGTGCTGGCGGTGACCGAGCATGCGGCGCAGGTATACCGCAAGGGCACCTACGGCAACACCATGACCAGCAACCCGCGTGCGCTCGACGTGGCCACCGCGACCCTGGCGCAACTGACCCCGCAAGTGCGCGCCAACATCCGCGAGCGCGGCGCCGAGGCGGTGCAGAAGCTGGAGAAGCTCAAGGCCGAGCTCGGCGGCGCCATCACCCAGGTGCAGGGCACGGGCCTGCTGTTCTCCTGCGCGCTGGCCCCGCAGTACAAGTGCTACGGCGCCGGTTCCACCGAAGAGTGGCTGCGCCAGCACGGCGTCAACGTGATCCACGGCGGCGAGAACTCGCTGCGCTTCACCCCGCACTTCGCGATGGACGGCGAAGAGCTGGACCTACTGGTCGGCCTGATCGGCCGTGCGCTGCGCGAAGGTCCGCGCGTGGCGCAGGCTGCTGCGGCCTGA
- a CDS encoding DUF4349 domain-containing protein — MAAIAACSRGGESAAAPPYAADAASSAAEAAAQAADASFAAGAPGEEHRAMATLAYEHEVDVALPAAQIPARLKQLQEECQQSRFGACTVLQVEQRGGEQPHGELSVRIAPAGVEPLIAQAGQGGQIESRTTHAEDLAQEVQDNDAQRQRLQAEQRRLQEFQQRRDLSVADMIALSEKLAAVETQLLATSQEAAQQRRRLDTQRVTLTFAAPTAERSRSDIGDALRDSGEIFAGSIAWAIRAVVGLAPFVLLGYALWRLIAWRRRRRRAA; from the coding sequence ATGGCGGCGATTGCGGCCTGCAGCCGTGGCGGCGAGAGCGCTGCGGCGCCGCCCTATGCCGCCGATGCTGCCAGCAGCGCCGCCGAGGCCGCGGCGCAGGCGGCAGATGCGTCCTTCGCCGCGGGTGCGCCTGGCGAAGAGCATCGCGCCATGGCGACACTGGCCTATGAGCACGAGGTCGATGTGGCGCTGCCGGCGGCGCAGATTCCCGCGCGGCTCAAACAACTCCAGGAGGAGTGCCAGCAGTCGCGTTTCGGGGCCTGCACGGTGTTGCAGGTCGAACAGCGTGGCGGCGAGCAGCCACACGGCGAACTCAGCGTGCGGATCGCGCCGGCCGGGGTCGAGCCGTTGATCGCACAGGCAGGCCAGGGTGGCCAGATCGAAAGCCGCACCACCCATGCCGAGGATCTGGCGCAGGAGGTGCAGGACAACGACGCGCAGCGCCAGCGTCTGCAGGCCGAGCAGCGGCGCCTGCAGGAGTTCCAGCAGCGCCGCGATCTCAGCGTGGCCGACATGATCGCGCTGTCGGAGAAACTGGCCGCCGTGGAGACGCAGTTGCTCGCCACCAGCCAGGAAGCCGCGCAGCAGCGCCGTCGCCTGGATACGCAGCGGGTGACGCTGACCTTCGCCGCGCCGACCGCCGAGCGTAGCCGCAGCGACATCGGCGATGCGCTGCGCGACAGTGGCGAAATCTTTGCCGGATCGATCGCCTGGGCGATTCGCGCAGTGGTCGGCCTGGCGCCGTTCGTGCTGCTCGGCTATGCGCTGTGGCGGCTGATCGCCTGGCGTCGACGTCGGCGGCGCGCAGCTTAG
- a CDS encoding DUF885 domain-containing protein: MRKHLLAAALLAALAGCQKPADAPAASNAAPGQAAAATDAAADASFAALSKRAVDTWMQLSPVGATQTGDHRYDSELDDLSAAGRQKSLEASKELLAELDKLDVAKLSRENQVDAAILRNQLQSDIWSNEVAQGWATDPQVYNGLAGGAIYGLMAREFAPLPERLKSATARMEKIPALFAQARANLDPARVSEISAKTVAKQNRGILSIVDSFIVPHIQELPQADAQRLQAAIEGLKKAVAEQQTWLDQTLVPNAKGDFRLGAEKYDQKLKFALNSSLSRADIKQRAEAELTRVRQDMYAIARTVLKDKPGAPALVDAPSDAQQQKAIEAALELAYAQHPARDKVVEDAKASLADATDFVRKKDLVTLPDAPVDIILMPEFQRGVAVAYCDSPGPLDKNLKTFYAVSPIPDDWTAQQADSFLREYNSRMIHLLSIHEGVPGHYVEGWHSAKFPSTLRGVLRSGVFAEGWAVYTERMMQEQGYLDNDPLFHLVQLKFYLRSIANALLDQGVHVDGWSKEQALHLMVHDTFQQQSEAEGKWVRAQLTSTQLPTYFVGVQEHLDLRKAMQDKLGDKFNLKAYHDQVLSYGAPPVRFVRELMLDEPIK; the protein is encoded by the coding sequence ATGCGCAAGCACCTGCTCGCCGCCGCCCTGCTCGCCGCCCTCGCCGGCTGCCAGAAACCCGCCGATGCGCCCGCCGCCAGCAACGCCGCTCCCGGCCAGGCCGCGGCCGCCACCGATGCCGCCGCCGACGCCAGCTTCGCCGCGCTGTCCAAGCGCGCCGTCGACACCTGGATGCAGCTGTCCCCGGTCGGCGCCACCCAGACCGGCGACCACCGCTACGACAGCGAACTGGACGACCTCAGCGCCGCCGGCCGGCAGAAGAGCCTGGAGGCGAGCAAGGAGTTGCTGGCCGAGCTGGACAAGCTCGACGTGGCCAAGCTCTCGCGCGAGAACCAGGTGGACGCGGCGATCCTGCGCAACCAATTGCAGTCCGACATCTGGAGCAACGAGGTGGCGCAGGGCTGGGCGACCGACCCGCAGGTCTACAACGGCCTGGCCGGCGGCGCGATCTACGGACTGATGGCGCGCGAGTTCGCGCCGCTGCCGGAGCGGCTGAAGTCGGCCACCGCGCGCATGGAAAAGATCCCGGCGTTGTTCGCGCAGGCGCGCGCCAACCTCGACCCGGCCCGCGTGTCGGAGATCAGCGCCAAGACCGTGGCCAAGCAGAACCGCGGCATCCTCAGCATCGTCGACAGCTTCATCGTCCCGCACATCCAGGAACTGCCGCAGGCCGACGCGCAACGCCTGCAGGCGGCGATCGAGGGCCTGAAGAAGGCCGTGGCCGAGCAACAGACCTGGCTGGACCAGACCCTGGTGCCCAACGCCAAGGGCGATTTCCGCCTGGGTGCGGAGAAGTACGACCAGAAGCTGAAGTTCGCGCTCAACTCCTCGCTGTCGCGCGCCGACATCAAGCAGCGCGCCGAAGCCGAGCTCACGCGCGTGCGCCAGGACATGTACGCCATCGCCCGCACCGTGCTCAAGGACAAGCCCGGCGCCCCGGCGCTGGTCGACGCGCCCAGCGACGCGCAGCAGCAGAAGGCGATCGAGGCGGCGCTGGAGCTGGCCTACGCGCAGCATCCGGCGCGCGACAAGGTGGTCGAGGACGCCAAGGCCTCGCTGGCCGATGCCACCGACTTCGTGCGCAAGAAGGATCTGGTGACCCTGCCCGACGCGCCGGTGGACATCATCCTGATGCCCGAGTTCCAGCGCGGCGTGGCGGTGGCGTACTGCGATTCGCCCGGTCCGCTCGACAAGAACCTGAAGACCTTCTACGCGGTGTCGCCGATTCCCGACGACTGGACCGCGCAGCAGGCCGACTCGTTCCTGCGCGAATACAACAGCCGCATGATCCACCTGCTGAGCATCCACGAGGGCGTGCCCGGGCATTACGTGGAAGGCTGGCACTCGGCCAAGTTCCCGTCCACCCTGCGCGGCGTGCTGCGCTCGGGCGTGTTCGCCGAAGGCTGGGCGGTGTACACCGAGCGGATGATGCAGGAGCAGGGCTACCTGGACAACGATCCGCTGTTCCACCTGGTGCAGCTGAAGTTCTATCTGCGCAGCATCGCCAACGCGCTGCTCGATCAGGGCGTGCACGTGGACGGCTGGAGCAAGGAACAGGCGCTGCACCTGATGGTCCACGACACCTTCCAGCAGCAGAGCGAGGCCGAGGGCAAGTGGGTGCGCGCGCAGCTGACCTCGACCCAGTTGCCGACCTACTTCGTCGGCGTGCAGGAACACCTGGACCTGCGCAAGGCGATGCAGGACAAGCTCGGCGACAAGTTCAACCTCAAGGCCTACCACGACCAGGTGCTGTCCTACGGCGCCCCGCCGGTACGGTTCGTGCGCGAGCTGATGCTGGACGAGCCGATCAAGTAG
- a CDS encoding Lrp/AsnC family transcriptional regulator — MKITASDDALLSLLREDARASTAQIARRLGVSRTTVQSRIERLEREGVICGYTVRTRDDYEQGHIRAHILITVLPKKMTSVVKALREIEAVRVLHSVSGSFDLIALGVVPGVNDMDELTDRIGALDGVERTTSSIILSTKFER; from the coding sequence ATGAAGATCACCGCTTCCGACGACGCCCTGCTGTCGCTGCTGCGCGAGGATGCGCGCGCCTCCACCGCCCAGATCGCCCGTCGCCTGGGGGTGTCGCGGACCACCGTGCAGAGCCGGATCGAGCGCCTGGAGCGCGAGGGCGTGATCTGCGGCTACACCGTGCGCACCCGCGACGACTACGAGCAGGGCCATATCCGTGCACACATCCTGATCACCGTGCTGCCGAAGAAGATGACCTCGGTGGTGAAGGCACTGCGCGAGATCGAGGCGGTGCGCGTGCTGCATTCGGTCAGCGGTTCCTTCGACCTAATCGCGCTCGGCGTGGTGCCGGGCGTCAACGACATGGACGAACTGACCGACCGCATCGGTGCGCTGGACGGGGTGGAGCGCACGACCTCGTCGATCATTCTGTCCACCAAGTTCGAGCGCTGA